One Pseudomonas sp. AN-1 genomic region harbors:
- a CDS encoding AraC family transcriptional regulator, whose translation MNATNRVEELCSQDPDETRQLVASVFCEHRLEVRQAPDGLDYRHHHLRTGHLSFSRMGYGAEVRVSPGELGSFYLVQLPLAGHDRQRVGRHELLSDSRCGSVHGPDEHLAMHWSADCHKLVVRIERGALEQHAVALLGCALHDPLTFANPMDLGCAHGAAWGHTARQLFDQLQRAPQLFELPLVRTQFEQTLMTTLLAWQPNSLSARLGEPAARVLPRHVKLAVDFMRAHPEQSISVASLAAISGVSGRSLYNGFQQFLGVSPMRYLRDLRMERVREDLLDPRQPRSVTAIVTRWGFFQLGRFAIEYRRRYGETPRETLLKARI comes from the coding sequence ATGAATGCCACCAACCGGGTCGAAGAGCTGTGTTCGCAGGATCCCGACGAGACCCGCCAGCTGGTGGCGTCGGTGTTCTGCGAGCATCGCCTGGAGGTCCGCCAGGCGCCGGACGGCCTCGACTACCGGCATCATCACCTGCGCACCGGGCACCTCAGTTTCAGCCGCATGGGCTATGGCGCCGAGGTGCGCGTCTCGCCCGGCGAGCTGGGCTCGTTCTATCTGGTGCAGCTGCCGCTGGCCGGGCATGACCGGCAGCGGGTCGGGCGGCACGAGCTGCTCAGCGACAGCCGCTGCGGCAGCGTGCACGGGCCGGACGAGCATCTGGCGATGCACTGGAGCGCCGACTGCCACAAGCTGGTCGTGCGCATCGAGCGGGGCGCGCTCGAACAGCATGCCGTCGCGCTGCTTGGCTGCGCGCTGCACGATCCGCTGACCTTCGCCAACCCGATGGATCTGGGCTGCGCCCACGGCGCCGCCTGGGGCCACACCGCCCGGCAGCTGTTCGACCAGCTGCAGCGCGCCCCGCAGCTGTTCGAGCTGCCGCTGGTGCGCACGCAGTTCGAGCAGACGCTGATGACCACCCTGCTGGCCTGGCAGCCCAACAGCCTGAGCGCACGGCTGGGCGAGCCGGCGGCCAGGGTACTGCCGCGCCACGTCAAGCTGGCGGTGGACTTCATGCGCGCCCATCCCGAGCAGTCGATCAGCGTGGCCAGCCTGGCGGCCATCAGCGGGGTCAGCGGCCGCTCGCTGTACAACGGTTTCCAGCAGTTCCTCGGCGTCAGCCCCATGCGCTACCTGCGCGATCTGCGCATGGAGCGGGTGCGCGAGGATCTGCTCGATCCGCGCCAGCCGCGCAGCGTCACCGCGATCGTCACCCGCTGGGGCTTCTTCCAGCTGGGGCGGTTCGCCATCGAATACCGCCGGCGCTATGGCGAGACACCCCGGGAGACCTTGCTCAAGGCCCGCATCTAG
- a CDS encoding styrene monooxygenase/indole monooxygenase family protein — MRKITIVGAGQAGLQLGIGLLKQGYAVTLISNRTGAEIAAGRVLSSQSMYDMALEFERELGLSFWDDSCPPTTGVHLRAGNEQGLLIDWRARMPAPGQSVDQRIKMPRWMAEFERLGGRLVIEEAGLAELERYAAASDLVIVASGKGEIGKLFERDAERSVFDRPLRTISLTYVHGMLPREDYSALNISVNPGIGEYVNFPCLTHSGAGDIINLECVEGGPMDRWDEVTTPEQHLALAVELIERFFPWEAWRCRDLRLTDELGTLVGRVTPTVRKPIGYLPSGRTVLGMADVLVLNDPITGQGSNNASKCANIYMNAILEQDGAAFDDAWKTATFERYWDYAQWVARFTNTHLLPLTEPVLKVHGACADRPELAATFANAFNDPKILTPWYYDSAAADRFIASFAAA, encoded by the coding sequence ATGAGAAAGATAACGATCGTTGGCGCCGGACAGGCCGGCCTGCAACTGGGCATCGGCCTGCTCAAGCAGGGCTACGCCGTCACCCTGATCTCCAACCGCACCGGCGCGGAGATTGCTGCCGGCCGGGTGCTGTCCAGCCAGTCGATGTACGACATGGCACTGGAATTCGAACGCGAGCTGGGGCTGTCGTTCTGGGACGACAGCTGTCCGCCCACCACGGGCGTGCACCTGCGCGCCGGCAACGAGCAGGGGCTGCTGATCGACTGGCGGGCGCGCATGCCGGCTCCCGGCCAGTCGGTCGACCAGCGCATCAAGATGCCGCGCTGGATGGCCGAGTTCGAGCGCCTCGGCGGCCGCCTGGTGATCGAGGAGGCGGGCCTCGCCGAGCTGGAGCGCTACGCCGCCGCCAGCGACCTGGTGATAGTCGCCAGCGGCAAGGGCGAGATCGGCAAGCTGTTCGAGCGCGACGCCGAGCGCAGTGTGTTCGACCGTCCGCTGCGCACCATCTCGCTGACCTACGTGCACGGCATGCTGCCGCGCGAGGACTACAGCGCGCTGAACATCAGCGTCAATCCGGGCATCGGCGAGTACGTCAACTTCCCCTGCCTGACCCACAGCGGCGCGGGCGACATCATCAACCTCGAGTGCGTCGAAGGCGGGCCGATGGACCGCTGGGACGAGGTCACCACGCCCGAGCAGCACCTGGCCCTGGCCGTCGAGCTGATCGAGCGCTTCTTCCCCTGGGAAGCCTGGCGCTGCCGCGACCTGCGCCTGACCGACGAACTCGGCACCCTGGTCGGCCGCGTCACCCCCACCGTGCGCAAGCCGATCGGCTACCTGCCGTCCGGGCGCACCGTGCTGGGCATGGCCGACGTGCTGGTGCTCAACGACCCGATCACCGGACAGGGTTCGAACAACGCCAGCAAGTGCGCCAACATCTACATGAACGCCATCCTCGAACAGGACGGCGCGGCGTTCGACGATGCCTGGAAGACGGCGACCTTCGAGCGCTACTGGGACTACGCGCAGTGGGTCGCGCGCTTCACCAACACCCACCTGCTGCCGCTGACCGAGCCGGTGCTCAAGGTGCACGGCGCCTGCGCCGACCGGCCGGAGCTGGCCGCGACCTTCGCCAATGCCTTCAACGACCCGAAGATCCTCACGCCCTGGTACTACGACTCCGCCGCGGCGGATCGCTTCATCGCCTCGTTCGCCGCTGCCTGA
- a CDS encoding OmpP1/FadL family transporter, which yields MLEHNHKRHSAAAFGVLAACLLPLQIAQATQGTMPHGYGVKSEGMGGVVIALPQDALAGASNPAGMVLVGDRLDLGVALLKVDNGAEFAGSTVSGVEDRDLYVIPQFGANRMLDEHSSLGLSLVGNGVGTAYGDDANFGGLQEPGAEFQQMVATLSYARQLDERHSVGLGLILVRQVLDIDGTASIGLPQGRDEAHGAGLRIGWIGRLTPELSLGASYSTRGYMSKMDKFDRLLAEGGDLDLPSTWALGVAWQRGPLTLAADVQKILWSDVRSLGNPGVGRATGAPGDSDGPGFGWRDQTVWRVGAAWTLNERLTLRAGYNDANQLLDSRDTYLGILAPSANHRHVTAGASYRLGNGHELSLAYARSFKDKVHGDGPGPNAVTSPYMGQHWLSVGYGVDF from the coding sequence ATGCTCGAACACAACCACAAGCGGCACTCTGCAGCCGCGTTCGGCGTCCTTGCCGCGTGCCTGCTGCCCCTGCAGATCGCCCAGGCGACCCAGGGCACCATGCCCCATGGCTACGGGGTCAAGTCCGAAGGCATGGGCGGGGTGGTCATCGCCCTGCCCCAGGATGCCCTGGCCGGCGCCTCCAACCCGGCCGGCATGGTACTGGTCGGCGACCGCCTGGATCTCGGCGTGGCCCTGCTCAAGGTCGACAACGGCGCGGAGTTCGCCGGCAGCACCGTCAGCGGCGTCGAGGACCGCGACCTCTACGTCATCCCGCAGTTCGGTGCCAACCGGATGCTCGACGAGCACAGCAGCCTCGGCCTGTCGCTGGTCGGCAACGGCGTGGGCACCGCCTATGGCGACGACGCCAACTTCGGCGGGCTGCAGGAGCCGGGGGCCGAGTTCCAGCAGATGGTCGCCACCCTCAGCTACGCCCGCCAGCTGGACGAGCGGCACAGCGTCGGCCTGGGCCTGATCCTGGTGCGCCAGGTGCTGGACATCGACGGCACCGCCAGTATCGGCCTGCCGCAGGGGCGCGACGAGGCCCACGGTGCCGGCCTGCGCATTGGCTGGATCGGCCGCCTGACCCCGGAGCTGAGCCTCGGCGCCAGCTATTCCACCCGCGGCTACATGTCGAAGATGGACAAGTTCGACAGGCTGCTGGCCGAAGGCGGCGACCTCGACCTGCCGTCCACCTGGGCCCTCGGCGTGGCCTGGCAGCGCGGGCCGCTGACCCTGGCCGCCGACGTGCAGAAGATCCTCTGGAGCGACGTCCGCTCGCTCGGCAACCCCGGCGTGGGCCGTGCCACGGGCGCGCCGGGCGACTCCGACGGGCCGGGCTTCGGCTGGCGCGACCAGACGGTCTGGCGGGTCGGCGCCGCCTGGACGCTGAACGAGCGGCTGACCCTGCGCGCCGGCTACAACGACGCCAACCAGTTGCTCGACAGCCGCGATACCTACCTGGGCATCCTCGCGCCGTCGGCCAACCACCGCCACGTGACGGCCGGCGCCAGCTACCGGCTGGGCAACGGTCACGAGCTGTCGCTGGCCTACGCCCGCTCGTTCAAGGACAAGGTGCACGGCGACGGTCCCGGGCCGAATGCCGTCACCTCGCCCTACATGGGCCAGCACTGGCTGTCCGTGGGCTATGGCGTGGACTTCTGA
- a CDS encoding flavin reductase family protein produces MIESRQLRQALGQFATGVTIVTTRDGEGQPIGVTASSFNAVSLEPPLVLWSIGRNAFSYPAFAEAGHFAVHVLDAGQRGLSDRFAQAATDKFAGLELGSGLGEVPLLPGCLASFECSTEHRYEGGDHLILVGRVLRMEVARSAAQPLLFHRGRYAELVCPETA; encoded by the coding sequence ATGATCGAAAGCAGACAATTGCGCCAGGCGCTCGGCCAGTTCGCCACCGGCGTCACCATAGTCACCACCCGCGACGGCGAGGGCCAGCCCATCGGCGTCACCGCCAGCAGCTTCAACGCGGTATCGCTGGAGCCGCCGCTGGTGCTGTGGAGCATCGGCCGGAACGCCTTCAGCTACCCGGCGTTCGCCGAGGCCGGGCATTTCGCCGTGCACGTGCTGGACGCCGGGCAGCGCGGGCTGTCCGACCGTTTCGCCCAGGCCGCGACGGACAAGTTCGCCGGCCTCGAGCTCGGCAGCGGCCTCGGCGAGGTGCCCCTGCTGCCCGGCTGCCTGGCGTCGTTCGAGTGCAGCACCGAGCACCGCTACGAGGGCGGCGACCACCTGATCCTGGTCGGCCGGGTGCTGCGCATGGAAGTGGCGCGCAGCGCGGCGCAACCCCTGCTGTTCCACCGCGGGCGCTATGCGGAACTGGTCTGCCCGGAAACCGCGTGA
- a CDS encoding ring-hydroxylating dioxygenase ferredoxin reductase family protein, translated as MNDAIHQVTVNFADGVSRSFAVPAEASILDAAIKAEIPLLYQCRSGGCSSCMAQLADGDARTRPGASSSLLASEYAAGQRLLCLCQAQSDCTFEVPYGSEVGSSAAKEVHAFIDSIERIAVNVVRLTLELADGDWLEFRPGQFVQIEVPGFGVLRSYSPSSTLADLPRLQLLVRLLPGGAMSSYLEEKAQVEDVLTLRGPYGAFFLREEHRRAPHIFVAGGTGLAPILSMIDTLRQNGGKKPPMLLSFGCATPEVLFGLDDIELRQQWLPSLEARICVDREPTEGLHHGSPVSALREGDVVSPDTVAYLCGPQPMIDAATARLVELGVAPQNIFSEQFVASH; from the coding sequence ATGAACGACGCAATCCACCAGGTCACCGTGAATTTCGCCGACGGCGTCAGCCGCAGCTTCGCCGTGCCCGCCGAGGCCAGCATCCTCGATGCCGCCATCAAGGCGGAGATCCCGCTGCTCTACCAGTGCCGCTCGGGCGGCTGCTCCAGCTGCATGGCCCAGCTCGCCGACGGCGACGCGCGCACCCGTCCCGGCGCCAGCTCGTCACTGCTGGCCAGCGAGTACGCCGCCGGCCAGCGCCTGCTGTGCCTGTGCCAGGCGCAGTCGGACTGCACCTTCGAGGTGCCCTACGGCAGCGAGGTCGGTTCCAGCGCGGCGAAGGAAGTGCACGCCTTCATCGATTCCATCGAGCGCATCGCCGTCAACGTGGTGCGCCTGACCCTGGAGCTGGCCGACGGCGACTGGCTGGAGTTCCGCCCCGGCCAGTTCGTGCAGATCGAGGTGCCCGGCTTCGGCGTGCTGCGCAGCTACTCGCCGTCCAGCACCCTAGCCGACCTGCCCCGGCTGCAGCTGCTGGTGCGCCTGCTGCCGGGTGGGGCGATGTCCAGCTACCTGGAGGAGAAGGCCCAGGTCGAGGACGTGCTGACTCTGCGCGGCCCCTACGGCGCGTTCTTCCTGCGCGAGGAGCACCGCCGCGCGCCGCACATCTTCGTCGCCGGCGGCACCGGCCTGGCGCCGATCCTGTCGATGATCGACACCCTGCGCCAGAACGGCGGCAAGAAGCCGCCGATGCTGCTCAGCTTCGGCTGCGCCACCCCGGAGGTGCTGTTCGGCCTCGACGACATCGAGCTGCGCCAGCAGTGGCTGCCGAGCCTGGAGGCGCGCATCTGCGTCGACCGCGAGCCGACCGAGGGCCTGCACCACGGCAGCCCGGTCAGCGCCCTGCGCGAGGGCGATGTGGTCAGCCCGGACACCGTCGCCTACCTGTGCGGCCCGCAGCCGATGATCGATGCCGCCACCGCGCGGCTGGTCGAGCTGGGCGTCGCCCCGCAAAACATCTTCAGCGAACAGTTCGTGGCCAGCCACTGA
- a CDS encoding acetylornithine deacetylase, whose amino-acid sequence MQPTVSVPFSAEQMKWYEQACARIDPKRLQYLLFDLTNIHSPTGAAGAASQFMARHLESVGLSARYQPMSATSGNVLAERRGSGGGASVLLYAPIDTHLEEGDEAQEILTGKAPEADMQITARMIDDWVFGLGASNPKGMVATLTEVATALIEAEVPLVGDLLVGMADGGMPVDIAGRDHAGMSNGVFHLLNRGGSPDFAVIMKPWNWVYHEEPGMAWFKLRVHGTLGYAGVPRDIPGFRSSVVPAATVIQELERWIIDYAERNTSGQIKPHGWIAGVRGGDVQRPAFPSAVTEIFFDVRVNPRSSPADVKAQFAAFVRELQAQRPELELDWEMYGSVAGGSTDPQNWIIQSCRRGWEHIEHRPHGQADLLGGQTDGAALRRLGIPTARIGWPWPAQGAPLPVAEGLGGMGATYIPDLIPCAKKIMYALIDTLTRPRHELGL is encoded by the coding sequence ATGCAACCGACCGTGTCCGTGCCGTTCTCGGCCGAGCAGATGAAGTGGTACGAGCAGGCCTGCGCGCGCATCGACCCCAAGCGCCTGCAGTACCTGTTGTTCGACCTGACCAACATCCACAGCCCGACCGGCGCGGCCGGCGCGGCCAGCCAGTTCATGGCCCGCCACCTGGAGTCGGTCGGCCTGTCGGCGCGCTACCAGCCGATGAGCGCGACCAGCGGCAACGTGCTGGCCGAGCGCCGCGGCAGCGGCGGCGGTGCCAGCGTGCTGCTCTACGCGCCGATCGACACCCACCTGGAGGAGGGCGACGAGGCCCAGGAGATCCTCACCGGCAAGGCGCCCGAGGCCGACATGCAGATCACGGCGCGGATGATCGACGACTGGGTGTTCGGCCTCGGCGCTTCCAACCCCAAGGGCATGGTCGCGACCCTCACCGAGGTGGCCACCGCGCTGATCGAGGCCGAGGTGCCGCTGGTCGGCGACCTGCTGGTCGGCATGGCCGACGGCGGCATGCCGGTGGACATTGCCGGACGCGATCACGCCGGCATGTCCAACGGCGTGTTCCACCTGCTCAATCGCGGCGGCTCGCCGGACTTCGCGGTGATCATGAAGCCGTGGAACTGGGTCTACCACGAGGAGCCGGGCATGGCCTGGTTCAAGCTGCGCGTGCACGGCACCCTCGGCTACGCCGGCGTGCCGCGCGACATCCCGGGCTTCCGCAGCTCGGTGGTGCCGGCGGCCACGGTTATCCAGGAGCTGGAGCGCTGGATCATCGACTACGCCGAGCGCAACACCTCCGGGCAGATCAAGCCGCACGGCTGGATCGCCGGGGTGCGTGGCGGCGACGTGCAGCGTCCGGCCTTCCCCTCGGCGGTCACCGAGATCTTCTTCGACGTGCGCGTCAATCCGCGCAGCAGCCCGGCCGATGTGAAGGCGCAGTTCGCCGCCTTCGTCCGCGAGCTGCAGGCGCAGCGCCCCGAACTGGAGCTGGACTGGGAAATGTACGGCTCGGTGGCCGGCGGCAGCACCGACCCGCAGAACTGGATCATCCAGTCGTGTCGGCGCGGCTGGGAGCACATCGAGCACCGTCCGCACGGCCAGGCCGACCTGCTCGGCGGGCAGACCGACGGCGCCGCGCTGCGCCGCCTGGGCATCCCCACTGCGCGCATCGGCTGGCCGTGGCCGGCGCAGGGCGCGCCGCTGCCGGTGGCCGAGGGCCTCGGCGGCATGGGCGCCACCTACATTCCCGACCTGATCCCCTGCGCGAAGAAGATCATGTACGCGCTGATCGACACCCTGACCCGCCCGCGCCACGAGCTGGGCCTGTGA
- a CDS encoding aspartate/glutamate racemase family protein yields the protein MSKRIKMIFPVPMSEATRPLVESQLPAELIRPDIEVSFVGAGQVLTLADSYYDMAIMEQAVIAAGIQAEAEGFDAVCINTVSDSGLAALRSRLSIPVLAPGQGAFHLASMLGHRFSILTMWPRWFPLYRKTLKEYGLESRLASIRAIDVRPDTEALLQGKEEVVFGRLFEEAKRAIAEDGADVIVLGSTTMHQSHAFLAERLPVPVLNPGQVAYKLCELFLDLGLAHSKFAYPSPEAFKDAAFDSFSATGSRP from the coding sequence ATGAGCAAGCGCATCAAGATGATCTTCCCGGTGCCGATGAGCGAGGCGACCCGCCCGCTGGTGGAGTCGCAGCTGCCGGCGGAGCTGATCCGCCCGGACATCGAGGTCAGCTTCGTCGGCGCCGGCCAGGTGCTGACCCTGGCCGACAGCTACTACGACATGGCGATCATGGAGCAGGCGGTGATCGCCGCCGGCATCCAGGCCGAGGCGGAGGGCTTCGACGCGGTGTGCATCAACACCGTCAGCGACTCCGGTCTCGCCGCCCTGCGTTCGCGCCTGAGCATCCCGGTGCTGGCGCCGGGGCAGGGCGCCTTCCACCTGGCCAGCATGCTCGGCCACAGGTTCAGCATCCTGACCATGTGGCCGCGCTGGTTCCCGCTGTACCGCAAGACCCTCAAGGAGTACGGCCTGGAGTCGCGGCTGGCGTCGATCCGCGCGATCGACGTGCGCCCGGACACCGAGGCGCTGCTGCAGGGCAAGGAGGAAGTGGTGTTCGGCCGCCTGTTCGAGGAGGCCAAGCGCGCCATCGCCGAGGACGGCGCTGACGTGATCGTGCTCGGCTCGACCACCATGCACCAGTCGCACGCCTTCCTCGCCGAGCGCCTGCCGGTGCCGGTGCTCAACCCCGGCCAGGTCGCCTACAAGCTCTGCGAGCTGTTCCTCGACCTGGGCCTGGCGCACAGCAAGTTCGCCTATCCGAGCCCCGAGGCGTTCAAGGACGCCGCCTTCGATTCCTTCTCCGCTACCGGGAGCCGCCCATGA
- the iaaH gene encoding indoleacetamide hydrolase produces the protein MKLPVFAQAACATDLTIAEALDALRSGRLSSRQLVEACLARAEAARELNVFVTLDAAGALAAADAADAARRAGLPLKPLAGIPIVVKDNIHAAGLPATAGTPALADFVPGEDAPSLRPLREAGAIVLGKTNMHELAFGATGYNPAFNTGELLGVRNPYDFTRIAGGSSSGSAAALGARMALAALGTDTGGSMRIPCALNGCASLRPSHGRYSGRGVIPIAPSRDTVGPMALCMTDVALLDGLISGEAALPPVTLAGLRLGIAPGFWRDLDADTRAVAEAALDKLRAAGVTLVEVGEERLQELTQPIGTLVVIHEARPAMQAWLREQGPGIDIDELARGIASPDVQAIYQQLVLPSQVPTAEGLVDSAPLYAEAMASGRPALQAHYAELFERHALDAFIFPTTPVVAPAAGPEVNEPACFERLISNTEPSASAGLPGIQLPAGLGAASGLPVGLELDGPAGSDRRLLAIGIALEAVLGRIPRA, from the coding sequence ATGAAACTGCCCGTGTTCGCGCAGGCCGCCTGCGCCACCGACCTGACCATCGCCGAGGCGCTCGACGCCCTGCGCAGCGGCCGCCTGAGCAGCCGCCAGCTGGTCGAGGCCTGTCTCGCCCGTGCCGAGGCCGCTCGCGAGCTGAACGTGTTCGTCACCCTCGACGCCGCCGGCGCGCTGGCCGCCGCCGATGCCGCCGACGCGGCGCGCCGTGCCGGCCTGCCGCTCAAGCCGCTGGCCGGCATCCCCATCGTGGTCAAGGACAACATCCACGCCGCCGGCCTGCCGGCCACCGCCGGCACCCCGGCGCTGGCCGACTTCGTGCCCGGCGAGGACGCGCCGAGCCTGCGCCCGCTGCGCGAGGCCGGCGCCATCGTGCTGGGCAAGACCAACATGCACGAGCTGGCCTTCGGCGCCACCGGTTACAACCCGGCGTTCAACACCGGCGAGCTGCTCGGCGTGCGCAACCCCTACGACTTCACCCGCATCGCCGGCGGCTCGTCCTCCGGCAGCGCGGCGGCGCTGGGTGCACGCATGGCGCTGGCGGCGCTGGGCACCGACACCGGCGGCTCGATGCGCATCCCCTGCGCGCTGAACGGCTGCGCCTCGCTGCGCCCCAGCCACGGCCGCTACTCGGGGCGCGGGGTGATCCCCATCGCGCCGAGCCGCGACACCGTCGGGCCGATGGCGCTGTGCATGACCGACGTCGCCCTGCTCGACGGCCTGATCAGCGGCGAGGCCGCGCTGCCGCCGGTGACCCTGGCCGGCCTGCGCCTGGGCATCGCGCCGGGCTTCTGGCGCGACCTCGACGCCGACACCCGCGCGGTCGCCGAGGCGGCGCTGGACAAGCTGCGCGCCGCCGGGGTGACCCTGGTGGAGGTCGGCGAGGAGCGCCTGCAGGAACTCACCCAGCCGATCGGCACGCTGGTGGTGATCCACGAGGCCCGTCCGGCGATGCAGGCCTGGCTGCGCGAGCAGGGGCCGGGCATCGACATCGACGAACTGGCCCGCGGCATCGCCAGCCCGGACGTGCAGGCGATCTACCAGCAGCTGGTGCTGCCGAGCCAGGTGCCCACGGCTGAAGGCCTGGTCGACTCCGCGCCGCTGTATGCAGAGGCCATGGCCAGCGGCCGTCCGGCGCTGCAGGCGCACTACGCCGAGCTGTTCGAACGCCATGCGCTGGACGCCTTCATCTTCCCGACCACCCCGGTGGTGGCGCCGGCGGCCGGCCCCGAGGTCAACGAGCCGGCCTGCTTCGAGCGGCTGATCAGCAACACCGAGCCGTCGGCCAGCGCCGGCCTGCCGGGCATCCAGCTGCCGGCCGGCCTCGGCGCCGCCAGCGGCCTGCCGGTCGGCCTGGAGCTGGACGGCCCGGCCGGCAGCGACCGCCGCCTGCTGGCCATCGGCATCGCCCTGGAGGCGGTGCTGGGCCGCATCCCCCGCGCCTGA
- a CDS encoding VOC family protein, whose protein sequence is MIKALSYVVVHTPHLAEWLKMAGEHIGMQVEIVQPGECARLRVDEKAQRFVLQAVDGESSMVMGLEASDAAAFAQARQALQEAGYQTRQGSRAECELRAVDDLFHFDDPDGCRVEVALGLQDAATPFVPGRPLGGFRTGELGLGHVAFITPKFEEMCHLYKEVLQFRLSDYTSVPFRVEFLHVNPRHHTLGIAYTGGPRKLYHLMIEYNDFDDLGRAHDLALENPDSIGVTFGRHINDHMTSFYLKNPDDWMLELGWAGRTIGPDWQVEELSGMSLWGHDRTWLPADKREHARQILKDLSKRGLRAPVVTNSQTAKVSQ, encoded by the coding sequence ATGATCAAGGCACTGAGTTACGTGGTGGTGCACACCCCGCACCTGGCGGAGTGGCTGAAGATGGCCGGCGAGCACATCGGCATGCAGGTCGAGATCGTGCAGCCGGGCGAGTGTGCGCGGCTGCGCGTGGACGAGAAGGCCCAGCGCTTCGTGCTGCAGGCCGTCGACGGCGAGTCCTCGATGGTCATGGGCCTGGAGGCCAGCGATGCGGCCGCCTTCGCCCAGGCACGCCAGGCGCTGCAGGAGGCCGGCTACCAGACCCGCCAAGGCAGCCGCGCCGAGTGCGAGCTGCGCGCAGTGGACGACCTGTTCCACTTCGACGATCCGGACGGCTGCCGCGTCGAGGTCGCCTTGGGCCTGCAGGATGCCGCCACGCCCTTCGTCCCCGGCCGCCCGCTGGGCGGCTTCCGCACCGGCGAGCTGGGCCTCGGCCACGTCGCCTTCATCACCCCGAAGTTCGAGGAGATGTGCCACCTGTACAAGGAGGTGCTGCAGTTCCGCCTCAGCGACTACACCAGCGTGCCGTTCCGCGTCGAGTTCCTCCACGTCAACCCGCGCCACCATACCCTGGGCATCGCCTACACCGGCGGACCGCGCAAGCTGTACCACCTGATGATCGAGTACAACGACTTCGACGACCTCGGTCGCGCCCATGACCTGGCGCTGGAGAATCCCGACTCCATCGGCGTCACCTTCGGCCGCCACATCAACGACCACATGACCTCGTTCTACCTGAAGAACCCCGACGACTGGATGCTCGAGCTGGGCTGGGCGGGACGCACCATCGGCCCCGACTGGCAGGTCGAGGAGCTGTCCGGCATGAGCCTGTGGGGTCACGACCGCACCTGGCTGCCGGCCGACAAGCGCGAGCATGCCCGGCAGATTCTCAAGGACCTGTCCAAGCGCGGGCTGCGCGCCCCCGTAGTAACCAACAGCCAAACCGCCAAGGTGAGCCAATGA
- a CDS encoding alpha/beta fold hydrolase, whose product MTTLNPAASPEVANSLQVGDCTINYHDRGQGEPILLIHGSGPGVTAWANWRGVIPALAEKARVIAPDMLGFGYTRCPMDRPLDPQAWVAQLVGLLDALDIPRVAVVGNSFGGAIALAFALRHPERVSRLVLMGSAGLSFPLTEGLDKVWGYQPSLQAMRELMQVFAWDHGIITDDLVRMRYEASIRDDVQSRFAQLFPAPRQQGIEMLAVDEAALRQLPQPTLIIHGRDDQVIPLEASERLLRLIPHAQLHVFGECGHWVQIEKAADFTRLLIDFLCAAREENPA is encoded by the coding sequence ATGACGACCCTCAACCCCGCCGCCTCCCCGGAGGTGGCCAACAGCCTCCAGGTCGGCGACTGCACGATCAACTACCACGACCGCGGCCAGGGCGAGCCTATCCTGCTGATCCACGGCTCCGGTCCCGGCGTCACCGCCTGGGCCAACTGGCGCGGGGTGATCCCGGCGCTCGCCGAGAAGGCGCGGGTGATCGCCCCCGACATGCTCGGCTTCGGCTACACCCGCTGCCCGATGGATCGTCCGCTCGATCCGCAGGCCTGGGTGGCGCAGCTGGTCGGCCTGCTCGATGCGCTGGACATCCCCAGGGTGGCGGTGGTCGGCAACTCGTTCGGCGGCGCCATCGCCCTGGCCTTCGCCCTGCGCCATCCCGAGCGGGTCAGCCGCCTGGTGCTGATGGGCTCGGCCGGCCTGTCGTTCCCGCTCACCGAAGGGCTGGACAAGGTGTGGGGCTACCAGCCGTCGCTGCAGGCGATGCGCGAGCTGATGCAGGTGTTCGCCTGGGACCACGGCATCATCACCGACGACCTGGTGCGCATGCGCTACGAGGCGAGCATCCGCGACGACGTGCAGAGCCGCTTCGCCCAGCTGTTCCCGGCGCCGCGCCAGCAGGGCATCGAGATGCTCGCGGTGGACGAGGCCGCGCTGCGCCAGCTGCCGCAGCCGACCCTGATCATCCATGGCCGCGACGACCAGGTGATCCCGCTGGAGGCTTCCGAGCGGCTGCTCCGCCTGATCCCTCACGCCCAGCTGCACGTGTTCGGCGAGTGCGGCCACTGGGTGCAGATCGAGAAGGCCGCCGACTTCACCCGACTGCTCATCGACTTCCTGTGCGCGGCGCGCGAGGAGAACCCGGCATGA